From the genome of Blautia pseudococcoides, one region includes:
- the hypB gene encoding hydrogenase nickel incorporation protein HypB, whose protein sequence is MGGFRTIEVKRSIFDNNDRQALELRRELKKEKVFLLNLMSSPGSGKTTTLQRTIEVLRAEMRIGVMEADIDSDVDARTIENLGVKVIQLHTGGMCHLDADMTRQGLAAMGTENVELAVLENVGNLVCPAEFDTGAVKNAMILSVPEGDDKPLKYPLMFSVCDVVLINKVDVMSYFDFDLDKCRENIRLRNPNAKVIPLSAKTGEGVDVWADWLRAEVKTWREEA, encoded by the coding sequence ATGGGAGGATTCCGTACCATTGAAGTAAAACGAAGCATTTTTGATAATAATGACAGGCAGGCTTTGGAACTCCGCAGAGAATTGAAGAAGGAGAAAGTGTTTCTTTTAAATCTCATGTCTTCCCCAGGCTCAGGCAAGACTACAACTTTGCAGCGGACCATTGAGGTATTGAGGGCGGAAATGAGAATCGGTGTTATGGAGGCAGATATCGACTCGGATGTGGATGCCCGCACCATAGAAAATCTGGGAGTGAAGGTAATACAGCTCCACACAGGCGGCATGTGCCATCTGGACGCGGACATGACCAGGCAGGGACTTGCAGCTATGGGGACTGAGAACGTGGAACTGGCTGTGCTGGAGAATGTGGGAAATCTGGTCTGCCCGGCAGAGTTCGACACAGGGGCTGTGAAGAATGCCATGATCCTGTCTGTTCCGGAGGGAGATGACAAACCGCTGAAATATCCGCTGATGTTCTCTGTATGTGATGTGGTGTTGATCAACAAGGTGGATGTGATGTCTTACTTTGATTTTGATCTGGATAAGTGCAGGGAGAACATCAGGCTCCGCAATCCTAATGCAAAAGTGATCCCCCTCAGTGCCAAGACAGGGGAAGGTGTGGATGTCTGGGCAGATTGGCTGAGAGCAGAAGTAAAAACCTGGAGAGAAGAAGCGTAG
- a CDS encoding CD3324 family protein produces the protein MSYKKADKILPKELLEMIQQYVEGESIYIPRRTEHRRSWGDGTGIRQEIAARNSMLYRDYQDGTDPHRLADKYCLSLKSVQRILLQERRK, from the coding sequence ATGAGCTACAAAAAGGCTGATAAGATTCTTCCAAAAGAATTGCTGGAAATGATACAGCAGTACGTGGAGGGCGAAAGCATCTATATTCCCAGAAGGACAGAACACAGACGTTCCTGGGGAGACGGTACCGGCATCCGGCAGGAAATCGCAGCGCGCAATTCCATGCTGTACCGTGATTACCAGGATGGCACAGACCCCCACCGGCTGGCAGACAAATACTGCCTGTCTTTGAAGAGTGTACAGAGAATCTTATTACAGGAAAGAAGAAAATAG
- a CDS encoding DUF1062 domain-containing protein gives MSYLKGETWTLTPVSSYKIIRNCPKCGTKSLFQSTGNFRINANKKCVDIWLIYQCENCRSTYNLTVFERVSPKKLPGELYKKFQENNSGLALEIGTAKEIFEKNRAVVKEESISYIVTKEDTEIPVSLQALEGNCRIICIQNPNDLKIRADKFLAEQLSISRSKVKHLIADGLLQGSKKENLEKIHLANSLLILLKTVA, from the coding sequence ATGAGCTATTTAAAAGGAGAGACTTGGACTCTTACCCCTGTCTCTTCGTATAAAATCATAAGAAACTGTCCAAAATGCGGCACAAAATCCCTCTTTCAAAGTACCGGGAATTTCCGCATCAATGCCAACAAAAAATGTGTAGATATCTGGCTTATCTACCAGTGTGAAAATTGCAGATCCACCTATAATCTCACAGTCTTTGAGCGCGTCAGCCCCAAAAAGCTGCCGGGAGAATTATATAAAAAATTCCAGGAAAACAACAGTGGCCTTGCCCTGGAAATCGGAACAGCCAAAGAAATATTCGAGAAAAACAGAGCTGTTGTGAAGGAAGAATCCATCTCATACATTGTAACCAAAGAGGATACAGAAATACCAGTTTCTTTACAAGCTTTGGAGGGAAACTGCCGTATCATCTGCATCCAAAACCCCAATGACCTGAAGATCAGGGCCGACAAGTTCCTGGCAGAGCAGCTTTCCATCTCCCGGTCAAAAGTAAAACATCTGATAGCGGACGGGTTGTTACAGGGGAGTAAGAAGGAGAATCTGGAAAAAATCCATCTCGCCAACAGTCTGCTCATCCTTCTTAAAACCGTTGCCTGA
- a CDS encoding glycerate kinase family protein: MRVVTAIDSLKGSLSSMEAGRAVREGILRADPEAEVEVRPLADGGEGTVEALVGGMNGKTQHVTVTGPLGKPVTCQYGIIEDTGTAIIEMSGAAGITLLTPKERNPLHTTTFGVGEVIKDAIEKGCRRFIVGIGGSATNDGGIGMLQALGYGFLNTAGEQVRYGAEGLSELTAITTDHVISGLAECEFKIACDVTNILCGEQGCSAVYGPQKGATPSMIIQMDEWFGKYASLAQKNFPKADPKQPGTGAAGGLGFAFLTFTDAVLESGIRIVLEETRLEDHIRQADLVITGEGRLDGQTAMGKAPVGVAELAKKHGKPVIAFAGSVTKDAKTCNEKGIDAFFPILRGITTLEEAMTPQNAQANLTDTTEQVFRLLKTASTLKKITP, translated from the coding sequence ATGAGAGTAGTCACAGCCATAGATTCATTAAAAGGAAGCCTTTCATCCATGGAAGCAGGCAGAGCCGTCCGCGAAGGCATACTCCGTGCAGACCCAGAGGCAGAAGTGGAAGTCAGGCCACTGGCAGACGGTGGTGAGGGTACTGTGGAGGCCCTGGTTGGAGGAATGAACGGAAAGACTCAGCACGTCACCGTAACAGGCCCTCTCGGAAAACCCGTAACATGCCAATACGGAATCATTGAAGACACCGGGACAGCCATTATTGAGATGTCAGGAGCAGCGGGAATCACCCTTCTAACCCCCAAAGAGAGAAATCCCCTTCACACCACCACATTCGGTGTAGGCGAGGTAATAAAAGACGCCATAGAAAAAGGGTGCAGAAGATTCATTGTAGGCATAGGAGGCAGTGCTACCAACGACGGCGGGATTGGCATGCTGCAGGCATTAGGATACGGTTTCTTAAATACAGCGGGGGAACAAGTCCGGTACGGAGCAGAGGGACTTTCCGAACTTACAGCCATCACCACAGACCACGTCATCTCCGGGCTGGCCGAATGTGAATTCAAAATTGCCTGCGACGTGACCAATATACTATGCGGGGAGCAGGGCTGCAGCGCAGTATACGGCCCCCAAAAAGGAGCCACCCCCTCCATGATCATCCAAATGGACGAGTGGTTTGGCAAATACGCCTCACTGGCGCAGAAAAACTTCCCCAAAGCGGACCCAAAGCAGCCCGGAACAGGAGCAGCCGGAGGCCTTGGTTTCGCCTTCCTCACATTCACCGACGCAGTTTTAGAATCCGGCATCCGCATTGTCCTGGAAGAAACCAGACTAGAGGACCACATAAGACAAGCTGACCTGGTCATCACCGGAGAAGGCCGTCTGGACGGCCAGACCGCCATGGGAAAAGCCCCTGTAGGTGTAGCAGAGCTTGCAAAAAAACACGGAAAACCAGTCATCGCTTTTGCAGGAAGTGTAACAAAAGATGCCAAAACCTGCAACGAAAAAGGAATAGACGCCTTTTTCCCCATCCTGCGGGGCATCACCACACTGGAAGAAGCCATGACCCCCCAAAACGCCCAAGCCAACCTCACAGACACCACAGAACAAGTATTCCGCCTGCTAAAAACCGCCTCCACCCTTAAAAAAATAACCCCATAA
- a CDS encoding CdaR family transcriptional regulator: protein MENSFDKKLAQQIVATVKDVCGQNVNFIDRTGMIYASTDERRIGSFHEIGKQAAEKGEMLEVDTDSLFAGTQKGVNLPVFHNGSFVAVIGISGPPDQVRKYAYLAERITGLLIRERELNTFSRTQAEKMNYVIHSLINRENLSQAYLLDTLEQFHVNKNGSYRILLIHIHSGRTPMNTAEAEQNIQQMFAKTGITLCTFHYPSEYLAVMDSSRFPLISPVLAEFACQQDGRLKISVGKSCPVFQLSESYETGTAAQKSIASSTDRHYAVFDDLTLELILSSVEEGCKAEYLRKTLDALDAEDISLLSVYFEEDMSLGHTSSRLFLHKNTLQYKLDRIYKKCGLNPRKFRDAVVLYLALKLA, encoded by the coding sequence GTGGAAAATTCTTTTGATAAAAAGCTGGCGCAGCAGATTGTCGCCACGGTAAAGGATGTATGCGGACAGAATGTGAATTTTATTGATCGTACAGGGATGATTTATGCCAGTACGGATGAAAGAAGAATTGGTAGTTTTCATGAAATTGGAAAGCAGGCTGCAGAGAAGGGGGAAATGCTGGAGGTGGATACAGACAGCCTGTTTGCCGGGACGCAGAAGGGTGTCAACCTGCCGGTCTTTCATAATGGCTCTTTTGTGGCTGTCATCGGTATCAGCGGACCGCCGGACCAGGTGCGCAAATATGCTTATCTGGCTGAACGTATCACCGGCCTTTTGATTCGGGAAAGGGAACTGAATACTTTCAGCCGTACCCAGGCAGAGAAAATGAATTATGTGATCCATTCCCTTATCAACCGGGAAAATCTGTCTCAGGCTTATCTTCTGGATACACTGGAACAATTTCATGTGAACAAAAATGGCAGTTACAGAATTCTTCTCATTCATATCCACTCCGGCAGAACACCTATGAATACTGCGGAAGCAGAACAAAACATACAGCAGATGTTTGCCAAAACCGGTATTACGCTCTGCACGTTTCATTATCCCAGTGAATATCTGGCTGTTATGGACAGCAGCAGATTTCCGTTGATTTCGCCTGTTCTCGCAGAGTTCGCCTGCCAACAGGACGGACGGCTGAAAATCTCTGTGGGAAAAAGCTGCCCTGTCTTTCAGTTGTCAGAGTCTTATGAAACGGGGACTGCTGCACAAAAAAGTATTGCCTCCTCCACCGACCGGCATTATGCGGTCTTTGATGACCTCACCCTGGAACTCATACTCTCCTCCGTGGAGGAGGGCTGCAAAGCGGAATATCTTCGGAAAACACTGGATGCCCTGGATGCAGAAGATATTTCCCTGCTTTCTGTATATTTTGAGGAGGATATGTCTCTTGGACATACCAGCAGCAGGCTGTTCCTGCATAAGAATACACTCCAATATAAGCTGGACCGTATTTACAAAAAATGCGGACTGAATCCCCGAAAATTTCGTGACGCAGTGGTTCTGTATCTGGCATTGAAGCTGGCCTGA